ATACATAAAGCGAATATAGTGCATCTACTCCAATTGTCTACTGTCATCTTGCTTCTGGCTTCGATCTCTGTATGTATAACCCGAAACAATACCAAGTAATATAAACATAGCTGATACAAAGTCATCCAAGTATCTCAAATCTTCGCCTGgcccaacttcttctcctgcgTCTGGTAAATCTTCACAAGCTGCCTCACCGACAAATCCAGCAGAACATCCTCCGAACCACCCGGGATCCTGGAGACAGGGACATCCCTCATAATAGCTATACAAGTCAGTCGATCGCCCTCAACCAACCCCTAGCCATGCgaaaacgaagagaaagaacatACCTTCAACAATCTCCCCCTGCCCGCTCTGCGTCAAGCCAGCACCACCAAACAGCAAAACCGCACACTGCGCACACTCATTCAACACCATGGCCGCCTTCGCCTTCGCCAACGCCGTAACACCACCTAGCAACCGATCCGcctccaccttctccaacttACACAGCTGGTACAGAATCTGTTCAATCCACGCCGACACCGTCTCCAACTCCGCCCCCGCCTTCGCCAACCGATGTCTGACAACCGGCTGATCCATCAACGTCTTCCCAAACGCCTCCCTCTTCAAGCAGTACCCGAAGGCCGAGGACAGCGCCACACGGGCTTGACGCGTGCATTGCACAGCGATGGTCAGACGCTCATGGTTGAAGTTCGTCATGATGGTACGCATGCCATCGCCTTCGCGGCCGATGAGGTTTCCAACGGGCACTTTGACGTCGTCGAGCTCGATGTAGGTTGTTCCGGCGGTTTTTGTGCCTGAGACGTGGATTCGGCGCATTGTCACGCCCGGGTAGCCCTTCAATGGCACGACCATCACGGACAGGCCTGAGGCGCCGGGTCCGCCGGTCCGCACCGCCATTGTGGTGTAGTCGGACCAGATTCCGTTTGTGATCCTATTTCTTAGTTAACCCCTGTTTTCCAAACTGCAAACCCCAAATCCATCAAACCcagaaaagccaaagaacaggaaagaaaggaaaagaaacataccaCTTCTTCGCCCCATtgataatataaaacttCCCATCAGCAGACTTAGTCGCCGTGGTCGTAATATTAGCCACATCACTACCCGCCTCGGGCTCGGTAATGGCTATACAGGTGCGTTTTCGGCCGGTGAGCATGTCAGGCAATACGCGCTCTTGCAGTTCCCGACTCGCGTATTTGAGGACCGGGGGGATTCCGAACGCGAAGCCGGCGCTTAGACTGGTGCCGGGGCCTGCGAGGCCGGAGCGGGCCATCTATTATTTGTcagtatttattatattcatAGAATAGGTAGTTTAATGTTCCTTGTAGAGGAAGAAAGTATATCCTCCACACATAAAGTAACATAAAacaatcaaaaagaaagaaaagaagggaagaaagagaacaaacCTCATCACAATAAATTCCCGTATACAGATAATCCCAATCCTCAACCCTAACACCCAGAATATCATGAATCCCCAATCTCTTCAACCAATCGACCGGCAACGGCGCGGGCAGATTCGGCAGCAACATATTATGCTTGCAGAAAGTCTCGAAGACATGTTCGGGGACAtgtccttccttctcccatTCTGCGGCGTGCGAGATGAGGTTCTCCCACAGAAATGCGCGGCAGGCTTTTTGGAAGCGCAGGTGACCTTCTGTGTAGTAGGGGCTTGGGAGGTTGCGAAGGTAGGGGGGTTCGGAGAAGGGGATGGGGTTTGGGGAATTGGTTGGGGAcatttttcctcctcttttcttttccttcgctttctcttttgttctACTTGGGTGTTTTGTTATAAGGAGTTGAGCGTGAGATAGTTTAGATCAAGTTCAGTTGGAAGTGGAATTAGTTTTGATATAATAATGGCACTCTATATATCCCCGTTCGGATCGAGGTCCCCGCATGATACTGCTTAATGCCGAGGCGACGGGCCGTTGGCCAATCACATGTTGTGGATCGGAGAGCTACCCCGGTCCGAACGATTGGGGATTGTTTGGTTAAGATCTAGTTGTGAATTTGGCTCTATTTTGAACCTGTTCTTTAGTacatttttatataatttgTGTTGGAGAGAATTAAAGTTGAGCATAGGAATTGTGTATCAGGTACATATGTTTTAGTAGTGGGTTGACTTAGTTTGTGTATATTTTTAACGTTGATCTAGGTTAGATTAGATTGTCGGGTGTGTAATTGATCTTATGATTTATTTTGCCTCGATATTGAATATTGGGATTATGTAGTAAGTATTAATACTAATGCAAatgagcaaagaaaagaaaaggaaaaagagagatacatatatatctaaataaaactaaagagagagagattaAGTTGGCGTCAAAGCTAAACTACAGTACATACTATGTTGTAGGTACTATGTAAATGAAGAATCGAAGTCTGGACAATAAATAAGACAATAGTCCACCAATACAATATTCCCTGACCCATATGAAacctatttttaaataaacaCTGAAAGCAAACAGTCGTGACAGAGTGAACATGCGGACGTCACAGCCGAGGCTGTTGTGCCCCTCAGGCGGGGTGATCGAGACTCGAGAGGAGTAAGTAGTTCTTCTCACATTGGACTCCCAACTCCCACCACCACATCTCCAGTCCCACACAATAAACCACAAAATGTCCACCATGCAGGCTGTAGTCTTCCAAGGTCCTCTCAAGGTCACTCTAGAGCAGCGACCCGTCCCGCAAATTGAAGAACCCACCGATGTCATCGTCAAAGTACGCTATACGGCGCTATGCGGCAGGTAAGCTAACCTTGTCCTTATCTAGTGGATCAAAGTTTACGATAACAACAGTGAACTCCATGTCTTCCGCGGACACCAGCCATCCGGCACGGGATTCATCATGGGCCATGAATTCACCGGTGAAATTGTCGAAGTCGGCTCCGCGGTCCGCGGCTTCAAAGTCGGCGACCTTGTCGTCTCCCCGTTCACCGTCAACTGCGGTGAATGTTTCTACTGTGCCCGGAAATGCTCTTCACGCTGTGCAAAAGGCAAGCTGTACGGCTCTGTGATGCTGGATGGCGGACAGGCTGATTACGCGCGCGTGCCGTCCGCGGATGCAACCCTCGTTGCGGCTCCCGCGGCCGTAGATGAGAAGAAACTCGTCCTGATGGCGGATATCCTGCCGACGGGTTTCTTCGCGGCCAGGAATGCTTTCAAGGGTATGGATCGGGCAACTATTGAAGAAAGCACGGTCTTGTTGTTTGGTTGTGGGCCTGTCGGGCTTTGTGCGTTGATCAGTGCGCTAGATTATCGGCCAAAGCATTTGATTGCTGTTGATAGTGTTCCGTCACGGTTGGAGTTGGCGAAGAGTTTAGGGGCTGAGCCGTGGAATTTTCAGACTGACGCTGAGGGTCTGAAGCAGCGCGTCAAGGATCTTACTGAGGGTCGTGGAGCGGATGTGGCGATTGAAGTCGTTGGGCATAGTGATGCTTTGCGTATGGCGTTTGACAACTTGAGGCCCTGGGGCCGCATCTCGAGCATTGGTGTGCATAATGGGGAGATTCCTTGGACTGGTAATGAGGCGTACGGAAAGAATTTGCAGATTCAAATGGGACGGTGTCCTGTTCGCAGTATGTATATGCCCCTTGGATGTGGGCTTTATGTTAACCGGTGATTAGGTATCTTTGAGGATGCTTTGGAGTTTCTGATTCGGAAACAAGACTCTTTGGGGTAAGGTCTTGTCTTCGCTTGAATGGTGATATGGCTAACATTCTTGCAGCTTTATGGTTGGCGATATTCGGCCTCTGTCGCAGGCGATTCAGGCGTAGGTCTCAGATCCATGGTAGAAGAGGTTCTACTGACACATTCTAGGTATGACGATTTCAACCAGATGAAATCGCAGAAGATCATATTTGAAGCGGGCAAGTAGATCTCAGAAAGTCAAGCCCTAGACGGCTATGGGCAACGTTGTTTGGCTTAATGGCCAATATGCGAAGGAAGATATCCTGCTTATGTTTACAAAATGATTACTATATTAGCGCAAGGAACTTAACAATTGACCAAGTCTTCTGTCCAGTAATACGGATAGTGTAACGGATAATACCGAGAGTGGACATCTAAAGTAATGAAGGCGATTGTAAATGTGGTGGTTATATGGAAGACGGGGAAGCTGAGGGAGAATGACTGGGTGAGATTTGAAGtcgtttttattttattgaCTGACAGTCATGGAAATTACTAGTATTACTTCcatagaaaaaaaatagcACCAGCTTATATCATCTCTATTCCCCTTCCTCGAATAACAACCTCCATGTCTATTATATGTATCAACCTTTCCCCCTGCCAAGTATTCTATGCACGCCGCGATGATTAAGATTCTCCACAAACAGTAAGGCGCCAACGGAACACGTTCCGATTCCTACATACTAGTAGCTGTTCATGCAGCTATAAATGCCCCGATGCCACTTCTCCAGTGGAAATTCCGACGGACACTTTCTTACGGATCTTTTTCAAGATCAACTCTTACTTCTGACAGCCCATATCGTATCCAACCAAATCAACAGCCCACAAAACAATTGTTCAAAATGATCGACTTCGAATTGTCTGACACGCAGACCAGAGTCCGAGAACATGCGCACTCTTTCGCTACAAAGCATCTCGAAACTGCCCACACCGTGTATACGAATCTACTGACTCCTCAAGCGAGGTTCTCTGCTATCAGACCCCTCTACGAAGATCTCATCAAGGCGGGGTTAATTCAAGCACAGGTGCCAGCTGAATACAATGGTCTGGGATACGGCCTCGTCGACATGGCACTCTTAACCGAGGAACTGTATAGTGCTGACGCCAACGTGGCGTTGACTATCCTGGCGACCGGACTTGGTCTATCCCCGCTGCTTATTGGGGGGACAGATGCGCAGACAAAAAGATATTTGAGTCCGTTTACTGACGGAAAGGGGGGTACCGTTGGCAAGCTTGGTACATTCTGAGCTGGGCGGGACGGGTAATTATGGTACGACGGGGTTGAAGACTGTTGCTAGGAAGGTTGAGGATGGGACGATCGCGGTGCTGACATCCAGTGCATTACCTGTGGGTGTGAAGATGCTCAATACGCACGACAGATGCCCAAGGGCAAACAATGATCCTCCTTGTGACGAGAGAAGATGTTGCAGCTGATCCCCCGGATGCGTATGGCGTTCTATTTCACCCCGAAACGATCGGTCACCGCGCTGTGTCTGGTTCCCATATTCGATTCCGAAACTTCGTGGCCAAAGAAATCATCGCCATGCCCGGCGCCGGAGCAGAAGCCATTGAAGCGGCTTTGACTGCTTCTGCGGGATTAGTTGGAGCAATAGCCGTCGCATTGATGAGGCGTTGCTTTGAGATGACACTTCGGTTTGCCAAGTCGGACACGAGAAATGACACAGAGTCTATCATCAACAAGCAAAGTGTTGCTGATTTGTTGATCAAGATGAAAATGCGTTGTGAAGCTGGTAGAGCATTGACTTGGAAGGCTTGTTCTTCTGTGGGAAGACTGCCTGAGGCGGCCGAAACTGCGCACCTAGCCAAGATATTTTGCTCCGAAAATGCGGTGCAATGTGTTATTGAGGGGATGAATGCTGTTGGTGTTCAAGCATACCAAGCGAAATTTCATTATGGGGTGCTACTCAATGATGCCGCGTGCCTGCCTATATTTGATGGGGGCAATGTAGGGGTCCGGAGAAGAGAGGTCGAGGCTATCTTTTATTATACAGGATATGACCCACTGGCCTCTACGTTCGGCTCCAAACTCTGAGCTGGTCAGGACATTTGGCGTAAAGGTAAAGGCCATCCCAGTGTTTTTGCTGTCCGTCTCCCAATGTCCACGGACCAACAgtattttactatttttgcTCAGGCATCATTTTAAGCCGAAATTAGTATCGCTATCATAAAACTGTTCAAGTTGTGCATATTTCGCACAGAATACTTGCTGACATAAAAATTGACAAATTCACATAGACGAGATATCAGCGAGTTCCTAACACAGGACCACATGACTTGGGATCTGTTTCCGGCAAGTGGAACGCATTTAGTCGTAAGGCAGTGCCTGCAGCTGTGTATCGTATAGGTACCAGTTGATGGGAGATAACAAGGTTACATACATAATCACGGCGGGGGATGTGAAATACGACTCCACTCAGCCTCGAACAACGCAATATTGTGGCAATTGAGCGACACTTACCCCGCACCGAGGAAGCTGTTAAATAGACAACAAGCTACATACGCACTAATTTCAACAACACGTTTGCACAGATACAGCATAAGTAAATTCCTGTGATGAATTCTAGGCAACTGGCCAAAGCGGCCATCCCCGCCTATACCTGTCCGGAGGGAACAAAAATGCATCTTCTGGATTTAGGGTCACTCAGCTGTGAGGAGGGATGGTAAGAACACGCAAATCCCTCCAGACTAAACGGAGGCTAATGTTAGAATCAGGCTGTTCACGGCAGGGGGCTCGGCCACTGCCAGCAATCCCCAACGGCCCCGGAAATGGCGAGACTTGATGGTTCTTGCGGGTCTCATTGATCATCCGGAAATGGGGCTGATTCTGTTCGAGACGGGATGTGCGGAAGATATTGAGATTGTATGCACAACTTGCGACAGATCTTGGAAAGCTGCTAAggattaaaaatagaaatggAATCCTGCAAATGCCGACGTCTTCCCTCGCACACGTTATGAGCCCGAACACCGTCTTCCAGCTGCCATCAAAGCAGCCGGGTACGATATTAAAGACGTCAAAGCAGTAATCATGGGACATTTACATCTCGACCACGCAGGCGGTCTGGAACACTTTCTCAACACTGATGTTCCGATTTACGTACACGAGGAAGAGTTCAAGCATGCATGCTGGGGAGCAGGGACgaaggcagaagaaggtTCCTACCTGTATGTTATTCAGCCATTATTTACCTTACCTCATACACCTCAATATATTGACAGCTCCCAGGCCGGACTATCTCCCTCTAGACGGATCCCTGAACTGGCAAACCTTCAACGACTCGCAATTAGATCTGTGCACGGGAATAACTCTGCATCTCTGCCCGGGGCATACGCCAGGCCTGTGTATCATGCAGGTCAACTTACCCCAGGATGGAACATTCATCTGGACCACGGATCAATTCCATGTGCGGGAGAACTACGAGAAGAATCATGCGCAGGGGTGGCTGCTACGTGATCACAAGAGCTGGATGGATAGTACGAATTTTATTCGGCGGTTGCAGAGGCTATACTCAGCTACTCTTATCTTTGGTCATGATCTTGAAGTCGGGACCGCGTTGATTCAGCAGAAGCCATTTTACCAGTGACGTTGTCTTTGTGTCTGGTACTTGGAAAATGTGAAGGGTTGTTAGTGTATAGCATCCGTGCCCTCAAGACGCGTATTATGGTGTGATTCTGCAGCATCGTTTGTTTCTCTCACAGGTCATGTAGTCTGTAGAGAGATCTTGCAACAATATTCGAATAGACTTTGTTAAATGTATATACCTCTTTAAGAGGGTGTGTCAGGACTTTCTATCAGGCATAAGAATATATCCATTTGCACTGGGGAAAGTGGATTTTTCCATGAAAAAGCAAGCGAATCTAAGTGGCTATCGGTGAGAACATACGAAGAAACCGTACTGATTAATCTATGCTCTGTGTCCACTGTCTATAGGTACTGTTAAGTATTGCCCTCGCATAGGCCTAGCGCCTTTATATAGCCAATTCTTCTTAACCATGTTGATCGTGCAGATCATTTCCATAGCAAATCTCGCTTAGGAGATGATTTATTTATGTACTCCGCAGAGGTATCAGGATTTGTGAAAGCAAGATTACCTGGCGAAAGGGCCTAATAACGATCAACATATAGTCAGTGAGCATATAAAAGAAGAGCAGATATGTTCCGATATCGCGATAAAAAGTTCCCACACCGATCGCGGAATCTCATGGGTGGGCTGCTACTGTATAGCTTTCGTGACAGCACCTGGGAAGTACGACGATCCACGGAGTTACTCCACCAATTATCTATCAAGTGTAACAAAACATCTTGTACCTGCATCTTGACATTTTGCAAATGTCTGAAGATAGATTGATAAATTGAGAGAATGTGGGGTATATAGGTTGTATTCCTAGGTAGTCCTTGCTTACGAATATAAGGAGATTTGAGATCCGTCGGGATATCGTatctgtactccgtaggcaGGGGGatcgtcttttctttccagtAATGTGGGTTCCCTCTTTGAAAGAACTTCTCTTTTTAGTGTCAGTAGTCGCGTTGTCTATGATtatagtactccgtactcggCAATGAATGCCGCAGGACTCCGTTGGATTATCCCGGACAATTCGAGTAGGTTTCTTGTATGGAACCACGAAAGATGCACTTTGACCTTCTCGGAAAGTCTAATTTTCAGCTGTAACCTTATTGAAATCAGGAATAGGAATTGGATACATCGAAGAGACAGAAAGGTCGAACTGTCCAAATACCAGCTTCAGCAGAATGTAAACAAGTACCAGCCGAAAAGGGGTACCGACAGATGGACTGACACAAAATCTGCAGATTTTCAAGCGGTGTGAGTAATAATCGACAAAATATTGGATTGGCATCTCCACTGTCAGGCGGGAACTGAAGGTAAACGAgcccagaaaaagcaaaactaGGGACAGCTGAACTGTGGAGACCTCAACCCCGAGCTTAGGGGATCCACTTTGAGATTGTTCGGGAAGACCCTGGTGATCGTCAGGTTTCCTTGATCTCGATTAAGAGAGCAAATGTTGACATTGCAACAAGGCGACCAGGCAAACGTGTTTACCGCTTATCGCAAGACGCTCTTCCTGTCGAAGCCGAATTAGCACTTTGATTACAAAACCGACTGTGTCGACACGTCTTACGAATTGGTTGGCAAGGCTGGACCGGAGCTTTTTCCTTGGCGGTTCGCTGATCAGTAGTCTTGGCTGCAGAAACTATTGATTCTAAGCTGCTCATCGTGTTCGTGCACCGAACTCTGCTTCGGATATATGAGAATGTTGATTGGAGGAGTCGCATGGACCGACACGACCAGAGACCCATAGTCGCGTATGGTCTCATACAATGACCTTCCGCTACAAGGCTGGCATCAGAACTCGTGTGAGGAGACAGTCGGAAAGAGCGTTATGGTCCATGCGAGTCCTTGCCTTGCATGAAACAGCTCACACGATACGCAGTCCCACTAGGGGCGAGATGTTGGCTGAACTCGAATAATCGTGGGTTATAAATCCATCCGGTTCCCACCGCCAGACCTGAGGACTCCCTTCGTTTTCTCATTGTTTTGAACGTCCTCCGACAGCAGTTCTTGTGGATACGCCAATTTGAACAAAATGCATGCATCGCTAGCACTACTCCTGCTCCCACTTGGGGCATTATCATTGCCATTTGAAGATTCTGTACAAACAGTCGAGGTAATCCCACCATAAATCACGTCGTTGTATCGCTTTTACGGCTAACATGTTGACTTGATAGGCTTCCCTTGGCAGACGATGCGGTAGAAGTCCTTGCAAAGGCGTTCCTAGCACAAACACACCCGATGCCCTCTGCAATAACAAATTCCTGGGACCGAAGGTCCTCACGGCGGCGGATGACCCCGAATGGTCTGAAATGTTCAAGGGATACAGCCCTCTCGGGTCTTACTGCCCAAAGGACTTCCTCCTAGAATTTGCTCCTAGTGGCAAGCAATACGATTATCCTGAGCAGGACGGCGCGCTGTTGGACTCGGTTGGTGTGCCGGTTACGACCGAATACACCCTGGAGGAAGGAATGGAGCTCGATCGGTTCGGAACTCAGTATGGAGGCTACTTGGCGCCAAGGG
This window of the Aspergillus flavus chromosome 8, complete sequence genome carries:
- a CDS encoding beta-lactamase-like protein translates to MNSRQLAKAAIPAYTCPEGTKMHLLDLGSLSCEEGWLFTAGGSATASNPQRPRKWRDLMVLAGLIDHPEMGLILFETGCAEDIEIKWNPANADVFPRTRYEPEHRLPAAIKAAGYDIKDVKAVIMGHLHLDHAGGLEHFLNTDVPIYVHEEEFKHACWGAGTKAEEGSYLPDYLPLDGSLNWQTFNDSQLDLCTGITLHLCPGHTPGLCIMQVNLPQDGTFIWTTDQFHVRENYEKNHAQGWLLRDHKSWMDSTNFIRRLQRLYSATLIFGHDLEVGTALIQQKPFYQ
- a CDS encoding threonine dehydrogenase (alcohol dehydrogenase); this encodes MSTMQAVVFQGPLKVTLEQRPVPQIEEPTDVIVKVRYTALCGSELHVFRGHQPSGTGFIMGHEFTGEIVEVGSAVRGFKVGDLVVSPFTVNCGECFYCARKCSSRCAKGKLYGSVMLDGGQADYARVPSADATLVAAPAAVDEKKLVLMADILPTGFFAARNAFKGMDRATIEESTVLLFGCGPVGLCALISALDYRPKHLIAVDSVPSRLELAKSLGAEPWNFQTDAEGLKQRVKDLTEGRGADVAIEVVGHSDALRMAFDNLRPWGRISSIGVHNGEIPWTGNEAYGKNLQIQMGRCPVRSIFEDALEFLIRKQDSLGFMVGDIRPLSQAIQAYDDFNQMKSQKIIFEAGK
- a CDS encoding acyl-CoA dehydrogenase — translated: MSPTNSPNPIPFSEPPYLRNLPSPYYTEGHLRFQKACRAFLWENLISHAAEWEKEGHVPEHVFETFCKHNMLLPNLPAPLPVDWLKRLGIHDILGVRVEDWDYLYTGIYCDEMARSGLAGPGTSLSAGFAFGIPPVLKYASRELQERVLPDMLTGRKRTCIAITEPEAGSDVANITTTATKSADGKFYIINGAKKWITNGIWSDYTTMAVRTGGPGASGLSVMVVPLKGYPGVTMRRIHVSGTKTAGTTYIELDDVKVPVGNLIGREGDGMRTIMTNFNHERLTIAVQCTRQARVALSSAFGYCLKREAFGKTLMDQPVVRHRLAKAGAELETVSAWIEQILYQLCKLEKVEADRLLGGVTALAKAKAAMVLNECAQCAVLLFGGAGLTQSGQGEIVEAIMRDVPVSRIPGGSEDVLLDLSVRQLVKIYQTQEKKLGQAKI
- a CDS encoding putative electron transport oxidoreductase, whose translation is MIDFELSDTQTRVREHAHSFATKHLETAHTVYTNLLTPQARFSAIRPLYEDLIKAGLIQAQVPAEYNGLGYGLVDMALLTEELYSADANVALTILATGLGLSPLLIGGTDAQTKRYLSPFTDGKGGTVGKLDAQGQTMILLVTREDVAADPPDAYGVLFHPETIGHRAVSGSHIRFRNFVAKEIIAMPGAGAEAIEAALTASAGLVGAIAVALMRRCFEMTLRFAKSDTRNDTESIINKQSVADLLIKMKMRCEAGRALTWKACSSVGRLPEAAETAHLAKIFCSENAVQCVIEGMNAVGVQAYQAKFHYGVLLNDAACLPIFDGGNVGVRRREVEAIFYYTGYDPLASTFGSKL
- a CDS encoding uncharacterized protein (of unknown function-domain containing protein), whose protein sequence is MHASLALLLLPLGALSLPFEDSVQTVEASLGRRCGRSPCKGVPSTNTPDALCNNKFLGPKVLTAADDPEWSEMFKGYSPLGSYCPKDFLLEFAPSGKQYDYPEQDGALLDSVGVPVTTEYTLEEGMELDRFGTQYGGYLAPRGTPFAWRSIPPSNLNKYPNSPEYNYWVWRVVESFNVTGGPIAPFFGQPGYGLQFYYEGGLKLLEDQGVIELVDKKQCSCEVPRDDLK